The Mycolicibacterium cosmeticum sequence GGAACTGAAGGCCCCGCCCCGGTTCGTCACGACCGGATCCGGCTATACCGCGGCCGAATTGGCCGGCGCGGGCTGGCGGCGCAGGGATGCCGTGGCCGAGGCGACGGCGGGCACGGTGCTGACCGGGACCCCGTCGAGTCCCGGGGTGGTGACCGGGCGCGCGGTCGTGGTGGAACGACCGGAGGACTTCTCCAGCGGCATCCTGGTGGCCTACCGCACCGACCCGGGCTGGGTGGCGGCGCTGCCGTTCGCCTCGGCCCTGCTCATCGAACGCGCGTCTCCGCTGACGCATGTCGCGATCATCGCCCGCGAGTTGGGGGTGCCCACCGTGGTGCAGATCGACGGCCTGACCGATCTCGTGCGCACCGGCATGACCGTCAGCGTGGACGGCGCGGCCGGCAGCGTCACCCTGCTGCAGGAGCGCTCCGATGTCTGAGGTGCAGGCCATCCGCGGCTGGCTGGACACGCCCAGCGCCGACACCGGTGTGCACCTGGCGGACGACGACGGCTGGGACTATCTGCCGTATTCGGCGCTGGCCGAACAGGTTCGGCGGATCGCCGGACTGCTGGTGGATCGCGGCGTCGGCGCCGGGCACACCGTGTGCGTCCTGATGCCCACCTCACATCTGTGCCTGGCGGCGATGTTCGCGGTGACGGCCGCGGGTGCGACGCTGACACCGGTCGCACCGCCACTGTTCCACGACACCGACCAGTACCTGCGGCATCTGCGCGGAATCTTGCAGAGTTCGCAGGCGCACACCGTGATCACCTGCTCGGCATTCGCCGGGGTCGTCGCGCAGGCGGCGGACGGCCCGGCCCGGATCGTGCTCGACGACACCCCCGACGGTGCGCCGCTGACCGATCTGGGCGATCCGGGTGCCGATGTGCTGCTGCAGATGACCTCCGGGTCGACCGGCCGGCCCCGCGGGGCACGGATCAGCTGGCGCAATCTGGCGGTCAACCTGGACGCCATCGACGCGGTGTGCCATCTGACCGCCGGTGACGCCACCGCGTCGTGGCTGCCGCTCTACCACGATATGGGGTTGATAGGCACCGTCTTTCAAGCGGTCACCCGGCAGCGCGGGCTACACCTGATGCGGCCGGACCAGTTCATCCGGGACCCGGGGCGCTGGTTGCGCGCGGCCGTCGAGACCGGACACACCGTGTCGCCCCCGTTCGGGCTGGCCTACACCGGCCGGCGGCTCACACCGGCCGACATCGACGACCTGGACCTGTCGCGGTTGCGCACCATCGTGGTCGGGGCCGAACCGATCGATCCCGACGCCCTGCGCGCGTTCACCGAACTGACGGCGCCCCTGGGCTTTTCCCCGCGCGCCTTCCTGCCGTCCTACGGCCTGGCCGAGGCCACCCTGATCGCCACCGCGCACCGGCTGGGCGAACCGCTGCGGACGGTGCGCATCGACAAAGCCGCGCTGCGACACGGCAAGCCGGTGCCGGTGGCCGAGCACGGCGCGCAGGTCGTTTCCGTGGGTGCACCGATCCCGGGACACCGGGTACGGATCGAGGGCGCCGCCGCCGACGGCGAACTCGGTGAGATCGTGCTGTCCGGGGACTCGGTCTTCGGGGGATACCGCGGTGACCCGGACAGCACGACCCGCCGCATCGGCGACGAATTGCACACCGGCGACGCCGGATTCCTGCTCAACGGGCAGCTCTACGTGCTCGGGCGGATGGGCACCAGCCTCAAGGTCAACGGCCGCACCGTGTTCGCCGAGGACCTCGACGTCACCGGCCGGGCGGTGGCCGTCGCGGTCAACGAGGGAGACCGGCCCGCGGTGGCGATGTTCGTCGAACAACCGTGCCGCACCCCGATTCCCGCGCTGCGCTCCGCGCTGGCCGCGCAGGTCGGTGCCGACACCCCGGTGTGGTTCGTCGGCGTGCCCCGCGGCGGGCTGGCCCGCACCTCCAGCGGCAAGCCGCGCCGCTCCCATATGTGGCAGCAGTGGCGATCGGGTCGGCTGGCCGGCGCCGAACTGCTGTCGGCGCCCGGGCCGGGTCCGCTGGACACGGTCCGGGCATTGTTCGACAAGGCACGCGAACACGCGGTGATCCCGGACGACGCGACGGTGCATTTCGAGGGCTCCCTGGCCGAGGGCTTCGGCAACGACGGCTCCGATATCGATCTGCTCCTGCTGCTGCCCGGCGCCGGCGCGGAAGCCGTGATGCCGACCGTGTTGTTCATCGACGGTCACCGGGTGGAGATCCGGGCCCAGTCACACGCGCAGGTCCGCAAGCGCCTGCACCAGATCCGGCGTGCCCTGGACACCGGCGCGCCGGTCACCGAGGACGTGCTGAACCGGGTGCAGCGCTTCCTGCGCGGCACCGTGCTGCGCACCGGTCCGGGATACGGGGACCTGCGCGACATCGTGAGCTATCCCGAGTTGACCGGCCTGCTGTCGCGGTGGTGGCAGCGCCGCGCCGACCACTGCCTTCGGCACGGCGCCGCGCTGGCCCTGCTGGGCGGGCCCACCGACACCGAGGCGGTGGCCTGGGCGCGCGAAGGCCTGACCCAGACCATGAAGGCGTTCCTGGCCCGGCACGGTGAGGGCTACCTGGAAGTCAAATGGCTGCCGCTGCAGATCGACCGGCTGCGCCGATCCGGGGCCGACACCGCACTGCTGGACGAGTACCAGCGGTTGGCGGCCGCCCCAACCGTGGCGGGCGCGCTCGCACTGGCCGCCCGGCTGGGCGGGCCGGCCGTCGCCTTGGACCCGCACGATGTGGTGCTGAAGAAGGTCCCGCACGTCACCACCTGGCCGATCCGCTCGGCCACCCATGTGGTGCGCGGCAAGTCGGACCTGTTCGTGCTGTCGCCGGCGTGCGCGCAGTCCTGGCGTCAGGTGGTGTTCGGGCAGACGCTGGCGCAGACCGCCGCCGCGCCGGCGCACCTCCGGTTGTTCGTCCGGCACGGGTTCGTCGCGCTGCACTGGCGCGGCGCCGGCACCATCAAACCCGTTGCCGCGATGTGTGACCCGGTTCGGCCGCTGACCCCGCCGCCGTCGGTGCGGCGGCCGGTGCTCACCATCGACGGTGCGCCGGCCGACGGCGACATCGCCAGGTCGGCCCTGCCGCCCAAGGCCTTCGCGGAGGCCGCGAGCGCGCTGGTGCTGGCCAACATGGTGCTGGAGAACGCACGCGAGGACTTCGACGGTGCGGTCAAGGACGGGCAATGGCAGGTGGCCGCCCTGTGCGGCCGGCGCATCGTCACCATGGCGGTCCGGATCCTGGCCAGCGCGTGGGGTGTCACCCCCTTGCCGGGGGATCCGGTGCTGCTGTCCGACCTGGACACGCTGGTACCGGAGCATCCGCGACTGGCCGCCCACGCCCGTCGACTGGCCGGGTGTTCGATCGGCGACCAGGACGACGCGGCCCGCCTGCAGGCCGACCTGGACCGGCTCGTCGCCGACGTGCAGACCGTCACCGGCGGCGAGATGTTCCCCTCGTCGTTCGCCTCGCGTACGCAGTGGCAGGACACCCTGAAATACGGCTACCAGTGGCTGCGGATGGGTGGATATCTGGACGCCTACGTGGAACTGGACGAGGCCAGAGATCTGCTGGCCAGCGGGGGAGCACAACCCTCGGAGCGGGGTCGGGCATGACGAATCTGCAGCGCGACGTGCTCACCCTGGTCGCGGCCATGGCGCCGGACACCGCGGGGCAACCCGAATTGCACAGTGCACTGGTCACCGACCTCGGGTACAGCTCCCTGCGACTGCTGGAGTTGGCCATCGCCGTCGAGCGGGCCTTCGCCCTGCCGCCGCTGCCCCAGGAGGCGCTGGCAACCGTGACGACCGTCGCGGACCTGGTGGAAGTGGTTCGCACGCAGAAGGATCCGTCATGACCGGCGCTCGGGGGGTGTTGGTCACCGGCGCGGCCGGGCATGTCGGCGCCGACACGGTGGCCCGGCTGGTGCGCAGCGGTCACCACGTCGTTGCGCTGGTGCACCGGCGGGCCGAGATCGTCGCCAACAACGGGCGCGCGGTGCGGCCGGCCCGGACCGTGTACGGCGACGTCCGTGCGCCGGGCTTCGGGTTGGACGCCGGCACGCGCCGCGAGCTCGCCGGCGAGATCGACGTCATCGTGCACGGTGCGGCGGTCACCGATTTCGGCCTGCCCGAACACCGATACACCGAACTGAACGTGCAGGGCACCGCGCACGCCGTGGCGTGCGCGCGCGAATGGGACGCCGATCTGCTCTACGTCAGCACCGCCTACGTGTGCGGCGAGTACGACGGCACCTTCACCGAGGACCAGCTCGACGTCGGGCAGCGGTTCGGCAACGACTACGAACGCAGCAAATTCCGGGCCGAACAGCTGGTGCGGGCCTGCGGGCTGCGGTGGGCGATCGTGCGCCCCGGCATCGTCTCCGGCGAATACCGCACCGGGCACAGCCGCGAACACAAGCACATCTACCAGGTGCTCAAACTGATCGTCGAAGGAAAGTTGCAAACCCTGCCGGGCAATTACGCGGCGACACTCGGCCTTTCGCCGATCGGTCACGTCGCCGACACGATCGCCACGGTGGCCGGGCAGGTCGGCAGCCACGCCGGTCACACCTTCCACGCCGTCGGTGCCGCCCCGGTCTCGCTGCGCACCATGTCGGACATCCTGGCCGAGTACCCGTCGTTCCGGGTCGCGGACTTCGTGCCACCGGCCACCTTCGACCCGGACGACCTCGACGATATCGAGCGCGGCTACTACGACAAGGTCGGCCGCCTCTACACCAGCTACCTGTCGCGGCGGGTGTGCTTCGACAGCACCACCACCCGGGACCGGCTCGGCATCTGCGCACCGCATGCCGGTGCCGGCTACTTCCGCCGGATTCTCGACTCGTGCCTGCGCACCGGATACCTGGGCAGGCCGCAACCGTCCATCGCCGAGGTGCTGGCCACCTGGCAGACCGAGAGCAGCCCCGCATGACCCACAGTGACGTCGTCAGCAGGTACGCCACCGACACGTATTTCGTCCAGACCCACGACGTGCTGGACCGCTTGCACCTCGACGCGGCCGAATTCTCCTTCGGCCGCGCGGTGCTGCTGCTCAAACCGGATGCCGCGGTGACCGGTGGGATGAGCCGGGCGGTGACCTGGTTGCGCGGCAACGACTACCGCATCGTCGGGGCGCACCCGGTTCGGCTCACCCCGCTACATCTGCGTGCGCTGTGGTACTTCAACTGGCATCGTGCCACCGCCGACCGGCGCCGGCTGGCCGATCAGTTGGCGCAGCTCAGTCCGTCGCTGGTGCTGATCGTCACCCATCCCGACCGCACCCAGCCGGTGTCGGTGCGCCTGACCGCCGACAAGGGCCCGGCCGATCCGGCGCAGCGGGCGCCCGGTCAGCTGCGGCACGCCCTGTCGTCCGGCACCTATCTGCTCAACCAGGTGCATTCCCCGGACGACCCCGACGACGTGCTGCGTGAGCTGAGCATCTACTTCCCGGAAACCGTTCTGGGCGATGTCATCTCGGCAGCCCGCGCCGGCGCCGACGCGTCGGACGACGCGACCCGGCTGGCGGCCGAGATCGAAGCCGGCGTACCGCGGCGCAACGGTGACCTGGCCGCCGCCCAGGACGACACCTGGCGGCGGCTGCGGGAAGCCGGACAGCTCGCACGGCCCGCAACGGGCCAGGACTGGCTGGCGGCCATCGACACCGCCGACCGGCAACGCATTCCGCTCGATGCGTGGTATCGCATCGTCCTGCAATCGGCCTATCTGCCCATGCACCGGGCCCAACAGAACGGTGAATCATGAACGCCAGCAACCATTCCCGGACCATCGACCGCGAACTCGTGCACAAACGCGCGGTCTCGGAGGTACTCGTCACCTCCGTCACCGGAGCCGCCGAGTCGACCGATCCATGGCTGTGCCATGCTCAGCTGCCCCGACGGCACAGCTTCCACACCGACATGACCGGTGCACAGGGCCAGTACCACGACCCGCTGCTGGTCATGGAGGCCTTCCGGCAGGCCTGCATCGCGGCCAGTCACCTGTTCTACGACGTCGCCCTGGATGCCCGGCACACGGTCCGCTACTACGAGCTGACGGTGGTCGACCCGGCCGCGCTGCGGCGCGGCCGGCAGACCCTGGACCTGGAATTCACCATCATGGTGCGCAGGGAATTCCGCCGCGGGCAGGACGGGCCCGTGCAAGGCCTCGACGTGGCCGGGGTCGCCACCCACGAGGGCACCAAGCTGATGGAGCTCTCCGGTGCCTTCGGCTGGATGTCGGCGGCCAAGTGGACGGCGTTACGGGCCGGTGCCAGTTGGGATCCCGGGCCGCAGATCACGCCGGCCCATCCGGACCGGGTGGGCCGGTCCTGCCGGGAGAACGTGGTGATCGGTGAGCCGGCACCGCACGCCGACGGGGCGTGTGCGCCGGTGGTGGTCGACATCGCGCACCCGACGATCTTCGATCACCCACTGGACCACCTGCCCGGCGGCCTGATCATCGAAGCCGGCCGCCAGCTGGCCATGACCTTGCTGGGCGGCCGCGCCGCCGCGGTCACCGGTCCGGCCCGGATGCGCTGCGATTTCCAGTCGTTCACCGAGCTCGACGCGCCCAGTACCGTCACGATGGCACCGGCCGGCGAGGATGCGCTGACCTTCCGCGGTGCGGTGACCCAGTCCGGGCAGACGCGAGCGACCGTCGAACTGACCTTCGCCGCCGATGACCATATCTAGATTCCTGGCCGAACGATATCTACCGGTCTACCCGGTCTATCTGACGTTGTGGGTGCTCGCCGTCGAGAGCATGACGCACGTGCTGGCCGGGGCGCCGGGCGGGTGGCGCCCGACCTGGGACACCGCGCTGAAAGCGTTGGCGCTCATCGCTGCCGGCGCGTTTCTGCGGATGGTCGACGATCAGAAGGATCTCGACTACGACCGGCGGTACAACCCGTCACGCCCGTTGGTGCAGGGGCGCATCAGCACGCGGGAACTGCAGGTGGCGATGGCTCCGGCCGCCATGGTGGCGCTGCTGCTGGCCGCGGCGGTTTCCCTGCCTGCCGCGGCCGTCCTGGCATCGGCACTGGGATACGGGCTGGCGTTGTGGTGGGCGGAATCCCGGCTCCCGGCGGTGCGGGACAACCCGTTGGTCAATCTTGCGGTGGTGTGCCCGGCCCAGTTCCTGGTGACCGGATTCATCATGTTCGGGCAGCCCGGCCTCGGCCCGTCCGCGCTGGCCGTACCGCTGGTGTTCACCAGTGCCTTCCTGCACCTGGAATTCGCCAGGAAGACCTCGCGGCACGTCGCCGCCGATGATCCGCACTCGTACGCCCGCATCCTCGGGGTTAACGGGAGTGCCTGGGCCGCATGGGCATTCGGGGTCGGTGCGGTGTTGCTGGCGGTGGCCGTGACCGGCAGCCGGCCGCTGCTTGCGGTGGCGGTGCTGCCCTGTGTGGGATTGTGGATCTTCGGCCGCCGACGACCAGTTGACCATCCCCGGGTCTGGCCCACCGTCTTCGTCATCGCCTTCTACCTCTGCATCATCGTCACGGGCCTGTTCGGCTAGAAAGGTGCCATCGTGCGCATCCTCATCCCTCTCGTCGGCAGCCGCGGCGACGTCCAGCCCGGGATCGCGCTGGGCCTGGAGCTGGAACGCCGGGGACACACCGTCATCATCGGCGCGCCACCGAATTTCGTCGACTTCGTCGGCAGAACCGGTCTGACGGCCCGTCGCTTCGGGCCCGACGTGCATGCCCTGTACTCGTCACCCGAGGGGCAGCGTGCGTTGGCCGCCGGCAATTCGTTCAAACTGATGTCGATGGTGTCGGGCCAGATGGCCGACTACGCCGACCGGATGGACGACGAGCTGCTCGACATCGCGCAGGACGCCGAGATGATCATCTGCACCACCTTCAGCGAGGACAGGTCGGTGATCCTGGCCGAGGCGCGCGATATCCCGATGGTCACCCTGCACACCTACCCCAGTCGCCGCAACGGCAGCTACGCCCCACCGGGGGCGCTGCCGCACCACTGGCCGACACCCGCCGTGGTGAACCGCGCCGCCTGGTCGGCGGTCGAGCGGCTGCGCACCGTGGTGTTCGGCAAGTACCTCAACAACCTGCGCACCAAGCTGGACCTGCCGAAGTCCAGGTCGAGCACCGAAGCACTGCTCGCCCGGCGCCGGGTGCCCGAACTGCAGATGTACGATCCTGCGTTGGTGCCCGGGCTGGCCGAGGAGTGGGGCGCCGCACGGCCTTTCGTCGGATTCCTGTGGCTGCCCCGGTCGGCGCGGGAAGCGATCGGCGAGTTGGCCGACCAGCACACCGAGGTGCTGGAGTGGGCGAAAGCCGGGACCCCGCCCATCTTCTTCGGGTTCGGCAGCCTGCCGATCCAGGACTTCGGATCGGTGATCGGGCTGATCCGGCGGATCTGCGATCGCACCGGCCAGCGGGCGCTGATCAGCGTGGGCGGCGCGGCGCTGGGCGCCGACACCGTGCACACCGGCTCCAACCTGCTCATCGTCGACGCCCTGGCGCACGACCTGGTCTTCCCGTACTGCGGCGCCGCCGTGCACCACGGCGGCATCGGTACCCTGTTCGAGAGTCTGCGCGCCGGCCTGCCGACCCTGGTGTGTTCGGTGTCCTTCGATCAGCCGTTGTGGGGCAACCAGGTCGAGCGCCTCGGCGTCGGCGCGCACGTGCCGTTCACCAAACTCGGCGCCGACACCTTGAGCGGTGCGATCGACACCCTGCTGGACGAGCGGACCCGTGTCGCGGCGGCCGCGCTGGGGGCGCGGCTGCGGGCGACCGGTGACGGGGTGCCGCGGGTGTGCGATATCGCCGAGAAGACCGCAGCCGGCTAACGTCGCGCCGTCAGCGTCACCGGCAGCGTGGCCGGTGACAGCACGAAGTCCTTGCCCTGGGCCTTGACGGCGAAATCGTCGGGCAGGGTCACCCGCCAGTGGGAGAACAACGCGGCCGCCTGCGCGGTGATCGACAGCAGCGCGAATTGGCTTCCTGGACAATGTCGTTGGCCCATGCCGAACGGCATCATGGCCTGCCGGTCAGCGGTGTCACCGTCCCACCGGTCCGGGTCGAAGACCGCCGCACGCGGGAAGTAGCGCTCCTGGTGGTGCACCAGGTAGGGACTGAACAGGATGTTGGTGCCGTCGGGGAAGTCGGCAGAGCCGATGCGGACCGGTCCGTCGGAGGTGAGCAGGCTGATCCACGGCGCCCACACCCGCAGCGTCTCGGTGAGCACCTTGCGCAGCAACGGCCGCTCGGGGCCGGCATCCAGTTCGGCGTGCACCCGTTCGGCCAGTTGCGGTGCCCGGGCGACCTCGTAGATGAGCCACGAGAAGATCGAGGATTGCGAACCGATTCCGGCGGCCAGCGCCAGCAGCAGCTCGTCGACCATGTCGTCGTCGGACAACGTCGCGCCGGTCTCGGCGTCGACATGATGCAGCAGGGCCGAGAGCATATCGCCGCGATCGGGGTCGTCACGGCGCTGCCGGATCAGGGACCGCATGGCGGCGCGGACCTCCCGGGACCGGCCGATAAACCTACGGTCGGCCCAGAACCGAAGCCGGCGAATCGGTTTGGGCAGCGCACCGCGGATGATGACCTCGGACAGCAGCCACGGCACCCGTTCCCGGATGAAGCCGATCGCACCATCGTCGGTGTCGGATTGGAAGAGGGTGGCGAACATGGTGCGGGTCACCAGGTCGTGTACCCGCAGGCGCAGGTCCCCGCACGGACCCGCACTCAGGGAGGCCGACCATTCGTCGGCGATGGTGGTCACGGTGCGCGTGTACTCGGTCAGCCGGCCCTGCCGGAACACCGGGGCGATCAGCCTGCGGCGCAGGTCGTGCTCGTCACCGCTGAGCACATTGGTGGCCCCGCTGACCAGATCGCTGATCGCCTCCCGCAGCGCCTCGCGGTGGAAGTTGCCCGCCCGGCCCAGGCTGACGTCGCGGATCAACTCGGGCGTGGTCAGCAGGTAGGAGGCTTGCGGGCCGAGGTAGACGCGCAGGATCGGCTCGTGGCTGGGTAGGGAGAGCAGGAATTTCCGCGGGTCGCCGGCGACCAGGTGAGTATGCCCCAGAACCGGTACTCTGCCTGCGGCGGTGGGTATCTCAGCCATCCAGCATCGCCAGCAGCAGCGCCCTGATCCGGTCGGCGAAGGCCTGGGCCCGGTCGGCGGTGAGCACCGCGGCGGGATAGGTGGTCTGGATGTTGAGCCGGCCGCCGTAACTGAACACGGCGTGATGCCGGCCGGTGGACAGCGGCAGATTCTCCGGCGGGCCACCGGCGGCCAGCACGGCGTAGTTCGCGTTACCGCGGACCCGGAAGTCGGACGCCGGCACCGGCAGCGACCCGAAATCGCCCATGTTCGAGACGGAGATCGGCTCCAGGTTGTCGCTGCTGGCCCAGCGGGCGATGATCTCCGGGATGTGCAGGCAGGTCTGCTGTACCACCCCGTCGTCCAGATCGGTGTGCAGCTGCGCCAGGATCTGCTCGCCGATCGCGCGCGCGTCGTCGCCGCGGCCGACGGACACCTGCGCGCACGAATAACCCAGCACGTTGGTCCCGTCGGCGTCCCGCGCCGGTGGCGTCAGCCACTTGCGGATGTTGACGTGGGAGATCAGCCCGAGCGGCAGCGCACCGTCCGGCTCCAGCAGCTCACGCTCGGCGGAAAGGACCGCGCCGCAGATCAATCCGTGCAACGTCTCCTGGTGGGCCTTGGCCGACGCGCGCAGGGCGGCAGTCTCGTCGGGACCGAACACGGTGATCAACCGGTGCAGGGCGAACGGGTCCGCGCCGGTGATCCGGCCGACCGGGTCTGCGAACGGGTGCACGGGTACCCCGTCGAGCCGTTCGGCGCCGGTGCGGGTGCCCTTGGTGACGCCGCGGTCGGCGAGCAGGGTCTCGGTGGCCGCCGGGACCGGTGCCGGCTCCGGTGCCGGAATCGTTGCGCCGGCAACGATCTGGGTGTAGTTCTCCCAGAGGGTGCGGAACCAGTGGTACATCAGGATGCCGTCGGCGATGGCGTGGTGGGTGATCAGGCTGGCCCATTCGCCGGTGACATCGAGACCCGCGACCGGGGCGCCGAAGGCGATGGGGGTGGTGGTGTTGTGCTCCGGGTCGACCCGGCCGGTGCTCACCGGCTCGGGTGCGGCGCCGTCCACCGCCAGCTCCAGGCCCGCCGCACCGAACTCGATCCGCCCGGTCAGCACCGGATTACGCTGCACCAGTAGCTCCCACGCGCGCCCCAGTGCGTCCCGGTCCAGCGGTTCGGTGACCCGAATCGCCATCACCGTCGTCTCGGACACCAGCGCGTGGATCGACTCGAACGGGGAAAGCGGCCGTCCGTGCGGGCTCACTGGCTCAATGTAGCCGGTGGTTGGGCATCAGGTAGCCGATTGCGCACTGCACCGCGTCCCAGCGGTTCTCGCCCTTCGGTGACACAGTGCATCCGGCAACGTGTCCTAGCTGACCATGATGCCCACGGTCTGTCGGTCCTCCGATGACTGAAAAGGATCACCGGCGATGATCTCAAGCGATGCTCTACCTGGGGCGCAAGCGCGCACCAGCACCACATTCGGTGGCCCTTGCGGGGCGAGCACCTCACCGTTCGTGGCGAGGATGGCCTCGCTGAAGATGCCGAGGATTTCGATACTCGTTCCCTCGCGTACGACGGCGCCGGACGCCGAAAACCTGAGTACGTCTTCGACGTTGACAGTGAGATGAGCCGGTGGTGGTCCCGGTTCGTGCGTGATATCGACGTAGTGGGCCATGCCCGGAACGCTACCGTCACACTGAGACGTCCACGTCTTCTTCTACGCCCCAATCATCGGCGGGGTCCGCGTAGCCGGCGCGGTCACCCGCGGAGTGTAATTTCGGGTACACCCGCGCAGCGAACGCGTAATCGGTTGCGTTGATATCGGTGCCGCCCCGGATGGGTTTGCCGTCATACGTGATCGCTCCCGGCAGCTGGTAACACATGATCGAGTCCTGGTCGGCGGCGGTTCCGATGATCGACGCGCTGTTCAGCGGTGTCAGCACTTGCTGGTCGACCATCTCCTTCGACCAGCCCTGGTTGGCCAGGAAATACGGATATGCCTTGGCCGGGTCGATTCGCTCCACCAGCTCTTTGCGCATGTGTTCGTGTGGGAAGCCGAGGGTGTGCCCCGCCTCGTGACGGATGACCCGCCGGAACTCCGAGTCCGGGGTGTTCATCGTGAAGTTCTGGAGATTCATCGTTTGCCGATTGG is a genomic window containing:
- a CDS encoding phthiocerol/phthiodiolone dimycocerosyl transferase family protein: MSPHGRPLSPFESIHALVSETTVMAIRVTEPLDRDALGRAWELLVQRNPVLTGRIEFGAAGLELAVDGAAPEPVSTGRVDPEHNTTTPIAFGAPVAGLDVTGEWASLITHHAIADGILMYHWFRTLWENYTQIVAGATIPAPEPAPVPAATETLLADRGVTKGTRTGAERLDGVPVHPFADPVGRITGADPFALHRLITVFGPDETAALRASAKAHQETLHGLICGAVLSAERELLEPDGALPLGLISHVNIRKWLTPPARDADGTNVLGYSCAQVSVGRGDDARAIGEQILAQLHTDLDDGVVQQTCLHIPEIIARWASSDNLEPISVSNMGDFGSLPVPASDFRVRGNANYAVLAAGGPPENLPLSTGRHHAVFSYGGRLNIQTTYPAAVLTADRAQAFADRIRALLLAMLDG
- a CDS encoding M12 family metallopeptidase — its product is MTATQLESTMSDASNGHEPSDSPPDVACSIKRLPLRLTERAAKVSIRLNPANAPLLEFANIAASLPDAPLALTLLTTKYWGPAQRVFSVSFMEATPSDLRARIVSHLNAWSLRTGVSFTQTAGVGDVRISRGPGGYWSYLGSDIKLVPPNRQTMNLQNFTMNTPDSEFRRVIRHEAGHTLGFPHEHMRKELVERIDPAKAYPYFLANQGWSKEMVDQQVLTPLNSASIIGTAADQDSIMCYQLPGAITYDGKPIRGGTDINATDYAFAARVYPKLHSAGDRAGYADPADDWGVEEDVDVSV